TCGCTTGAACAGTCGGGTAAAGTAGTGGACGTCTCCGATTCCGCAGCGCAGTGCGATATCTTTGATCGGAACATCGGTATTGGCAAGCAGTGTTTTGGCATGGTCGATGCGGTAATGATTGACATAGTCTGTCAGAGAAGTTCCCATTTCTTTGGTGAACAATGTGGACAGATAACTTGCATTGACACCAAGATGCTGTGCCAGCGTGTTCAGAGTCAGATCGGCAGACAGATCCGTTTCCAGGTAGGCGACAACTTTCCGGATGATCGAGGAATGAATCTTGTGCTGATGTTCTTTGACGATCCGGCAGTATCCGAGTGCGATGGTCTGTTGTGCACGCAGGCATTGAGTTGCGGAAGTCAGACTTTCCAACATGGTTACATTGCAGTTGGAATAGGCGTCAATATGGATCGGATGTACACCAGCCTGCTCGGCTGCTTTTCGAAGTAATGTGTTCAGTGTGATGGTATAATTTTTCATATCTCTTAAATTATTGCTGATCCGTTGTGGAAGAAGCCGGGATTCAAATTTTGAAGTTATTTCCAGAGCCTGGCTTTCTCTGCCGGAAGTGACGGCATTGATCAGCATATTTTCTGCTTCATATCGTTTTTCAATCACATCGATATTTGAAAACGGATGTTCTTCATCCCGCAGACAATTCTTATAGGCGTTATTCCAATGATCAAAAAAATCAGTATTGGAATAGACGACTTCACAGGAATCCCCATAGAGCTTTTTTCCGAATTCCAGAAACAGGCTTTCGAACATGGCATAGGAGCCTAAAAAAGGAAGTTTCTGATAATAGGCCTGAATCGAGTTATGATAAGTATCTTTCAAAGGAAGGCTTGAAAACAATTCTTCAAAGCGGTTTCCCTGTATCTTTTCAAATACGACAGGACCGCAGTAAAATACTGTTTTTGTGCCGGGAAGCAGCAGAAAGACAAAGGTACACTGGAACAGGTCTGTATTGAAATAAATTTTTCCCGGTTTTAGTTTTTCAAACAGATCATTGAAAAATCTGGAAGTATTTTTTACGCCCAGAATATGGCGGAGCAGTCCCTGATCCAGATGATCCAGATCCTCACAGGGTAGCTCAAAGCGATAAACCGGGAGATAATTTGCCTCCAGTATCTTTTGTGTAAAATCGATCAATTCTTCGTATTTCATAAAGTCTCCTTTTTAAATCTGAAAATTGTGCAAAAAACTACAAAAATCATCACTGTTATTTTTCTCAAAACTTACATACAATAATCATACAACAAATATGTGAAAAAGCTAAGAAAAATGGAAAACAAAGGAGAATGGTTATGCGTAATGTGATAAGTTTAAACAAAAACTGGGCATTTATTCAGGAGAATGCAGGGCTTCCGGGAGAAATGCCGACAGACTGGCATAAGGTGGATCTTCCGCATACATGGAATGCAGTAGACGGACATGATGGGAACGGTAGTTATGACAGAGGTACTTACTGGTATGCGAAAACATTTGAAACACCAAAACAGCCCCTGGGAGGCGGAAAGGTCTATGTAGAAATTCTGGCAGCAGGTCAGCAGGCAACCGTGTATGTAAATGGAAAAGAAGTGACATATCACGAAGGCGGATATTCTACATTCCGTGCGGACATTACAGATGTGTGTCACGAAAAAGGGGACAATCTTTTGGTCATTGCATGCAGCAATGAAATGAAAGACAGTGTGTATCCGCAGTCTGCAGACTTTACATTTTATGGCGGGCTGTACAGAGGGGTAAATTTGATCAGTGTTCCGGATGCGCATTTTGATCTGGAGTATTACGGAGGACCGGGAATTCAGGTAACACCAAAACCGTGTGAATGTGGAGGCGCTGCATTTGAGATTGTTTCTTATGTGAAAGAGACAGATGAAAACTTTACCGTATTGTACGCTATCTGTGATGCAGAGGGAAATGAAGTGGCAAGTGCCTGCCGCCCGGCTGATGAAACTACAGTAACAGTGTATGTTCCGGATGCAAAACTCTGGGAGATTGATGCTCCGTACCTGTATACAGTAACTGCGAAGCTGCAGAGAAGAAATGAAACGTATGATGAGATTTCCGCACGTGTGGGTGTGCGCAGTTTTTCCTGTGATCCGAACAAAGGCTTTATCATCAATGGGGCAGAAACTCCGCTGCGCGGAGTGAGCCGCCATCAGGATATGCTCTATAAAGGAAATGCTCTTACAAAAGAGGATCATTACGAAGATGCAAGGCTCATCAAGGAGCTGGGGGCAAACACGATTCGTCTGGCACATTATCAGCATTCTCAGGATTTTTATGATGCCTGCGATGAGATGGGATTTGTAGTGTGGGCAGAGATTCCGTTTATCAGCGTGATGAACCAGGATCCGGATGCACATCAGAACTGTATCATCCAGTTGAAAGAGCTGATCATTCAGAATTACAATCATCCGTCAATTTGTTTCTGGGGTATTTCCAATGAGATTCTGATCGGAGGAATTTCAGAACAGTTAGTGGAAAATCACAAAGAACTGAATGCTCTTGCGAAAGAAATGGATCCAACCCGTCTGACGACGATCGCGCATGTGTCCATGACACCGATCGAAGGACCAATGCATGGGATTACAGATGTGGAAAGCTACAACCATTATTTCGGATGGTATGGCGGGAAAATGGAAGACAATGGTCCGTGGATGGACAACTTCCATAAAATTCATCCGGAAATCTGCCTTGGATTGTCGGAGTATGGATGTGAAGGAATCATCACGTATCACGGTCCGAACCCGGCATGCAAGGACTACAGTGAGGAATATCAGGCGCTGTACCATGAGCATATGGCAAAAATGCTGGAAGAACGTCCATGGATCTGGTCCAGCCATGTCTGGAACATGTTTGATTTCGGATGTGCAGCCAGAAACGAAGGCGGCGTAGCAGGACGAAACAATAAAGGTCTTATGACCATTGACAGAAAAGTGAAAAAAGACAGCTACTATATTTATCAGGCATACTGGAATAAAAAACCGATGGTACATCTCTGCGGAAAACGGTATGCACAGCGTGCGGGAGAAATGACACAGATTCGTGTATATTCCAACCAGCCGTCTGTTATACTATTCCTGAATGGAGAAAAAGTAGAAGAACTTTCCGCAGACAAAGTGTTTGTATTTACAGTGGCATTAAAAGACGGATTTAATATCATCACAGCACAGGCAGGTGAGGTTCAGGATACGATGACACTGGAAAAAGTAGAAAAAGAACCGGAAATCTATGTACTTCCGGAAGTGAATGAACGTGCTGAGGGTGTTGCCAACTGGTTCCAGACAGTCGGAGATATGGATTTAAAAGCGCCGATGGAATTCCCGGAGGGAAGATACAGTATCAAAGATACAATGGAAGAATTGGCAAAAAATCCGGAAGCAATGGAAATTGCTTCAAAAGCAGTAAAACTGATGGCAAATATGATCGTATCACCGGGGGAAGGCATGTGGGATATGATGAAGAGTATGTCTTTTGAAAGACTCAGTGAGATGGCTGGTGATCTGGCGCCGGAGGGATTTGTGGAAAGTGTCAATGCGAAATTGATTCAGATTAAAAAAGCATAACAATCTGGAAGGAGAAGAATGCCATGGCAAAAACAAATCAATCTTCAGTTCCTGCATTTGGAATGAAAGATAAATTAGGATATATGTTTGGGGACTTCGGAAATGATTTTACCTTCATTTTGTCCTCGACGTTTATGATGAAATTTTACACAGATGTGATGGGACTTTCCGCTGGGGTCGTAGGTATGCTGATGATGGCGGCGCGGTTTGTGGATGCGTTTTCAGATGTGACAATGGGGCAGATCGTCGATCGTTCCAAACCTACAAAGGATGGAAAATTCCGTCCATGG
This window of the Mediterraneibacter gnavus ATCC 29149 genome carries:
- a CDS encoding AraC family transcriptional regulator — translated: MKYEELIDFTQKILEANYLPVYRFELPCEDLDHLDQGLLRHILGVKNTSRFFNDLFEKLKPGKIYFNTDLFQCTFVFLLLPGTKTVFYCGPVVFEKIQGNRFEELFSSLPLKDTYHNSIQAYYQKLPFLGSYAMFESLFLEFGKKLYGDSCEVVYSNTDFFDHWNNAYKNCLRDEEHPFSNIDVIEKRYEAENMLINAVTSGRESQALEITSKFESRLLPQRISNNLRDMKNYTITLNTLLRKAAEQAGVHPIHIDAYSNCNVTMLESLTSATQCLRAQQTIALGYCRIVKEHQHKIHSSIIRKVVAYLETDLSADLTLNTLAQHLGVNASYLSTLFTKEMGTSLTDYVNHYRIDHAKTLLANTDVPIKDIALRCGIGDVHYFTRLFKRISGMTPKAWRESASGLHREGKKKL
- a CDS encoding glycoside hydrolase family 2 protein, whose translation is MRNVISLNKNWAFIQENAGLPGEMPTDWHKVDLPHTWNAVDGHDGNGSYDRGTYWYAKTFETPKQPLGGGKVYVEILAAGQQATVYVNGKEVTYHEGGYSTFRADITDVCHEKGDNLLVIACSNEMKDSVYPQSADFTFYGGLYRGVNLISVPDAHFDLEYYGGPGIQVTPKPCECGGAAFEIVSYVKETDENFTVLYAICDAEGNEVASACRPADETTVTVYVPDAKLWEIDAPYLYTVTAKLQRRNETYDEISARVGVRSFSCDPNKGFIINGAETPLRGVSRHQDMLYKGNALTKEDHYEDARLIKELGANTIRLAHYQHSQDFYDACDEMGFVVWAEIPFISVMNQDPDAHQNCIIQLKELIIQNYNHPSICFWGISNEILIGGISEQLVENHKELNALAKEMDPTRLTTIAHVSMTPIEGPMHGITDVESYNHYFGWYGGKMEDNGPWMDNFHKIHPEICLGLSEYGCEGIITYHGPNPACKDYSEEYQALYHEHMAKMLEERPWIWSSHVWNMFDFGCAARNEGGVAGRNNKGLMTIDRKVKKDSYYIYQAYWNKKPMVHLCGKRYAQRAGEMTQIRVYSNQPSVILFLNGEKVEELSADKVFVFTVALKDGFNIITAQAGEVQDTMTLEKVEKEPEIYVLPEVNERAEGVANWFQTVGDMDLKAPMEFPEGRYSIKDTMEELAKNPEAMEIASKAVKLMANMIVSPGEGMWDMMKSMSFERLSEMAGDLAPEGFVESVNAKLIQIKKA